The Pseudodesulfovibrio cashew genomic sequence AGGCCACGTTGACCCGGCTCATGTCGTCCGCCTTGACCAGCAGATGCTCGGCCATGAGCACCACGGCCACTGGCACCGCCACCAGGAAATACGCCCAGCCCAGCGCGGCGGCCCAGCCTGCCAGCAGAAAGAGCGCGGCGGCGAAGACATGACTCAGGGTGGAGACGAACAGGGCCGCGGGCACGCCCAGCCGCGCCGGGACCGACCATAGCCCGTGCTTGGCGTCAAAGGCCGCGTCCTGGCAGGCATAGAGCAGGTCGAAGCCTGCCACCCAGAGGATCACGCCGCAAAAAAGCAGGGCCGCAGGCAGGGTGAAGACCGGGTCCACGCAGAGCCAGCCCGCCACCGGGGCCAGCCCCAGGACAGCGCCGAGCACGAAGTGGCACCAGCGGGTGAACCGCTTGCAATAGCTGTAGAAGGCCGAAAGCCCCAGAGCCAGGGGCGAGAGCGCCAGGCAGAGCGGGTTCATCAGCGCGCACATGACTACGAAGACCACGCCCGTGCCGAGGATGAACAGCAGGGTGAACGAGGTGGATAGCTCGCCCGTAACCAGCGGCCTGTCCTGGGTGCGCGGGTTCTCCCGGTCGATGTCCAGGTCCGCGTACCTATTGAAGGCCATGGCAAAGGAACGCACCGCGACCATGGCCACGGTGAGCACGAGCATGTTGTACAGGCCCGGCCACCCTCCGGCGGCCAGGAACGCGCCCATGTAGGCGAACGGCAGGGCGAACACCGAGTGTTCTATCTTGATCATCCGGCAGATGACGCCGAGGTCTTTGACGATATTCATGGAAGCCTCCCGGACCCCATCCACTCTCCTTTCCAAAATTTTTTGGCGCGCTTCGCGGGGGCGGAGAGGAGCGGGAGTCCGCGTCTCTGGTCGGCCTGGTCGGGGTGGCCGAGGTTATTGATTCAGTAAAAAACGACTCCAGCCGCGACGAACGTTCGCACGCCGCGGGTATGGCGCAGGCCGGGCCGCAGGGGGAACCCGGGCCAGCCGAGCCTTTTCTCCTCAGTAGCGGCTGACCAGCACGGCCCCGGCGAGGACCAGGCAGATACCCGCCAGGCGCTGCCAGGTGATGACGCGCACGTCAAAGGCGATCAGGCCGAAGTGATCCAGGATCAGGGCGGCCAGGAACTGCCCGGCCAGCAGCCAGACCATGCTCGAAGTCGCGCCGAGCTTGGCGGCCAGGATGATGATCACCGAGACGAAAAACGCCCCGCACAATCCGCCCAGCCAGGACCACCACGGCGCGCCCGCGGCCATGGCCAGGGTCGGCACCGGGCGCAGGGCAAAACAATAGACGGCCAGGGCAATGGTGCCCACGGCAAAGGAGACCAGTGCCGCGACGATCGGGTCGCCCAAAGCCTCCCTCAGACGCAGGTTGATGCCCGCCTGTACCGGCATGGTCGCGCCGGCCACCAGGGCGAGGAGAACGAAAATCCATTTCATGTCCGGCAGGATAGCCCCGTTTTCCGGCTTCGTCCACGGCAAATCCCGGGCCACGCGGCATTGCGGAATTGTCTGATGTTCGTAACCGGAGCGACATTCATGGAAAAATGTTTGGCGATAGGACCATATCTGTCGAAGAAACATGCTTCCAGATAAACTCGAGAGGACACATCATGACCGATACCCAACGTCGAGAGATCAAGCACCATCTCATGCAGGGCCTGGATTCCCTGTCCACCCTGGGAACAGGCCACAGCCTGATCGTGGAGAACTGCCCGGACGAGACCGACTTCGCATCCCAACTGGCCGAACAGGGCGTCAAAGTGGCCATGGAGCGCCGCCGCATGGCACGCCTGCTTGAGTTGGAAACCGCGCTCAAGCGGCTCTCCGAAACCGACTACGGCATCTGCGACGAGTGCGGCGACGAGATAGGCGTGGCCAGACTCAAGGCCAACCCGTCCGCCCGGCTGTGCGTGGTCTGCCAGTCCGCCCTGGAAGACGGCGCGACCCACTAAACGCAGCCGCCCGCACGGGCGCTCGGGGAAGATGAACAATGGCTGAATCACGGTTCAAGGTGGACATGCACGTCCACTCCCGGTTTTCCACCCGGCCGTCCCAGTGGATACTGCAGAAGATCGGCTGCCCCGAGAGCTTCACCG encodes the following:
- a CDS encoding 4-hydroxybenzoate octaprenyltransferase, which gives rise to MNIVKDLGVICRMIKIEHSVFALPFAYMGAFLAAGGWPGLYNMLVLTVAMVAVRSFAMAFNRYADLDIDRENPRTQDRPLVTGELSTSFTLLFILGTGVVFVVMCALMNPLCLALSPLALGLSAFYSYCKRFTRWCHFVLGAVLGLAPVAGWLCVDPVFTLPAALLFCGVILWVAGFDLLYACQDAAFDAKHGLWSVPARLGVPAALFVSTLSHVFAAALFLLAGWAAALGWAYFLVAVPVAVVLMAEHLLVKADDMSRVNVAFFTMNGVIAVVLFLAVLLDLSLAA
- a CDS encoding DMT family transporter; its protein translation is MKWIFVLLALVAGATMPVQAGINLRLREALGDPIVAALVSFAVGTIALAVYCFALRPVPTLAMAAGAPWWSWLGGLCGAFFVSVIIILAAKLGATSSMVWLLAGQFLAALILDHFGLIAFDVRVITWQRLAGICLVLAGAVLVSRY
- a CDS encoding TraR/DksA family transcriptional regulator; the protein is MTDTQRREIKHHLMQGLDSLSTLGTGHSLIVENCPDETDFASQLAEQGVKVAMERRRMARLLELETALKRLSETDYGICDECGDEIGVARLKANPSARLCVVCQSALEDGATH